One Triticum dicoccoides isolate Atlit2015 ecotype Zavitan chromosome 4B, WEW_v2.0, whole genome shotgun sequence genomic window carries:
- the LOC119293577 gene encoding uncharacterized protein LOC119293577 yields the protein MEFLMQPVNRQQDSTRRGQREQDEHGASSLPCESVTTRPVVELPASTESSANDQICTEGAVPRAGSADNLKLQSTPSSRVRVGAAELGRAPCADRISGLEKIVQRRQSAWCHS from the exons ATGGAGTTCTTGATGCAGCCCGTAAATAG GCAGCAGGACTCTACTAGAAGAGGTCAACgagaacaagatgaacatggagCCTCTTCATTACCCTGTGAGTCTGTGACCACGCGGCCGGTGGTGGAGTTGCCGGCCAGCACGGAATCAAGCGCCAACGACCAGATTTGCACTGAGGGCGCTGTTCCAAGGGCAGGCAGTGCAGACAACCTCAAGCTTCAGAGCACTCCATCGAGCAG GGTCCGGGTTGGGGCAGCTGAGCTAGGCAGAGCCCCATGTGCTGATAGGATATCAGGGCTGGAGAAAATTGTTCAAAG GAGACAAAGTGCATGGTGCCACAGCTAa